In a genomic window of Sporosarcina trichiuri:
- the hisC gene encoding histidinol-phosphate transaminase, whose product MKWKTALSAMKPYKPGRSIEDVQKEYGIRTIEKLASNENPYGCAPSVRTFLEQALVQYEIYPETGRPALKTKLSKLIGADESMILLGNGSDDLITIISRALLTPQSNTIMPSPTFPQYAHNARIEGADVREIPLIDGQHDLDKFLEATDASTSVIWICSPNNPTGDLLPSDRLFKFLEQVPSDILVVLDEAYYEYITDKTYKDPVRWLGQFPNLVILRTFSKAYGLASFRIGYAIGSPAVITELNKVRNPFNTGSLALAAAEQALEDQEFISRCRTENAEQKKRFEQFAREHGLHVNRSEANFVLLEVPMDADEAAELLLKEGFIVRSGNLLGTPNRIRVTIGSEEQNDGFFNALSAILTDRG is encoded by the coding sequence ATGAAATGGAAAACCGCCCTGTCGGCTATGAAACCATACAAACCCGGGCGATCGATCGAAGATGTGCAGAAGGAATATGGCATCCGCACGATCGAAAAACTTGCGTCCAACGAAAATCCTTACGGCTGTGCGCCTTCAGTCCGAACCTTCCTGGAACAGGCACTCGTCCAGTATGAAATCTATCCGGAGACGGGAAGGCCGGCATTGAAGACCAAGCTATCTAAACTTATCGGTGCTGATGAGTCCATGATCCTGCTCGGGAACGGGTCCGATGATTTGATCACCATCATCTCCAGGGCACTGCTGACGCCGCAGAGCAATACGATCATGCCGTCTCCGACATTTCCCCAATATGCCCACAATGCCCGCATAGAAGGGGCGGACGTGCGCGAAATCCCGCTTATCGATGGCCAGCATGACCTCGATAAGTTCCTGGAAGCGACAGACGCGTCGACGTCCGTGATCTGGATCTGTTCACCGAACAATCCGACCGGTGACCTGCTGCCGTCCGACCGGCTTTTCAAGTTCCTGGAACAAGTGCCGTCCGATATTTTGGTCGTGCTGGATGAAGCCTATTACGAGTACATAACTGACAAAACCTATAAGGACCCGGTCCGATGGCTCGGGCAGTTCCCGAATCTGGTCATCCTCCGCACCTTCTCCAAAGCATACGGCCTGGCTTCGTTCCGGATCGGATACGCAATCGGTTCGCCGGCTGTCATTACGGAGCTGAACAAAGTCCGGAATCCGTTCAATACGGGCTCGCTCGCACTTGCTGCTGCGGAACAAGCGCTCGAGGATCAGGAATTCATCAGCCGCTGCCGTACGGAAAACGCCGAGCAGAAAAAACGCTTTGAACAGTTTGCGCGTGAGCATGGTCTGCATGTCAACCGGTCGGAAGCGAACTTCGTCCTGCTGGAAGTGCCGATGGATGCAGACGAAGCGGCAGAGCTGCTGCTGAAGGAAGGGTTCATCGTACGGAGCGGGAATCTCCTCGGGACTCCGAACCGCATCCGGGTGACAATCGGTTCTGAAGAACAGAATGACGGTTTTTTCAACGCATTGTCAGCAATACTTACAGACAGAGGGTAA
- the aroH gene encoding chorismate mutase, whose product MTVRGIRGATTVVCDEEQAVLEVTARLVKQMAQENNLLPDDIASVLISTTVDVTSAFPAKAVRTIEGWTYVPVMCMHEMDVAGGMPLCIRVLMHANTSIGQKDIRHVYMNDAVKLRPDLAGQ is encoded by the coding sequence ATGACAGTCAGAGGAATCAGGGGAGCGACAACAGTCGTGTGCGATGAGGAGCAGGCGGTGCTGGAGGTAACAGCTCGTCTTGTGAAGCAGATGGCGCAGGAGAACAATCTGCTCCCGGATGATATCGCATCCGTCCTCATTTCCACTACAGTGGATGTGACATCGGCATTTCCGGCGAAAGCGGTCCGGACAATTGAAGGCTGGACGTATGTCCCGGTCATGTGCATGCACGAGATGGACGTGGCGGGCGGCATGCCGCTCTGTATCCGGGTGCTCATGCACGCGAATACATCCATCGGACAGAAAGATATCCGGCACGTCTACATGAATGATGCCGTGAAGCTGAGACCGGATCTTGCCGGGCAATAA
- the aroB gene encoding 3-dehydroquinate synthase gives MEQITVRAGGTPYDVLIGTDVYRLLPRDCRELFAGKDKVAVFADETAAGLHLHILEEALQDTGIPYMVRLLPSGESCKSADSFLASQSFLLQNNFTRNSLLIAFGGGACGDLTGFVAATFMRGIPFVQCPTTILAHDSAVGGKTAINMPEGKNMVGAFHQPAAVLFETDLFTTLPDREIRSGMAELLKHAFISDAGWTESLLNNRQFPKLPASELEEELVKGIRVKTEIVEQDVFEGGRRKHLNFGHTLGHAVEAHFGYGTLSHGECVMIGMAYSLLLSETYGKTDRLLTDRFIRFALDAAYPMERILEIPFEPILTYMKKDKKAEYGNLVFVVLEQPGQPFITQVPEETAESAFAELQKRVGEGMRR, from the coding sequence ATGGAACAGATCACTGTCCGTGCAGGCGGCACCCCCTATGACGTCCTGATCGGAACGGACGTCTACAGGCTTTTGCCGCGAGACTGCCGGGAACTGTTTGCAGGCAAGGACAAAGTAGCGGTATTTGCGGATGAAACAGCTGCCGGACTTCATTTGCACATACTTGAGGAAGCTCTGCAGGACACGGGGATCCCTTACATGGTGCGCCTGCTGCCGTCCGGTGAATCCTGTAAATCAGCGGACAGCTTCCTTGCGAGCCAGTCGTTCCTGCTGCAGAACAATTTCACCCGAAATTCCCTTCTTATTGCGTTCGGCGGCGGAGCCTGCGGTGATCTGACCGGATTCGTTGCAGCCACCTTCATGAGAGGGATTCCATTTGTGCAATGTCCGACGACCATACTTGCTCATGACAGTGCGGTAGGCGGCAAGACGGCCATCAATATGCCCGAAGGCAAAAATATGGTCGGTGCATTCCATCAGCCCGCAGCTGTCCTGTTCGAAACGGACTTATTCACCACGCTGCCGGACAGGGAAATCCGGTCGGGTATGGCGGAATTGCTGAAGCATGCATTCATCTCGGATGCCGGCTGGACGGAGTCATTGCTGAATAACCGCCAATTCCCGAAACTGCCCGCTTCCGAGCTTGAGGAAGAACTGGTGAAAGGAATCAGGGTCAAGACTGAAATCGTGGAACAGGATGTCTTCGAAGGCGGCCGGCGGAAGCACCTGAATTTCGGCCACACACTCGGCCATGCCGTGGAGGCTCATTTCGGGTACGGAACCCTCAGTCACGGTGAATGTGTCATGATCGGGATGGCATACAGCCTGCTGCTCAGTGAAACATACGGCAAAACGGACAGGCTGCTGACAGACCGGTTCATCCGTTTCGCTCTGGATGCTGCATATCCGATGGAGCGTATTCTGGAGATACCATTCGAACCGATCCTGACATATATGAAAAAAGATAAAAAGGCGGAATACGGCAACCTTGTTTTCGTGGTGCTGGAGCAGCCGGGCCAGCCATTCATCACACAAGTGCCGGAGGAGACGGCTGAATCAGCTTTTGCCGAACTCCAAAAACGGGTGGGAGAGGGGATGCGCAGATGA
- the aroC gene encoding chorismate synthase, which yields MRVLTAGESHGPELTAIIEGIPAQLPLTAEMITKELSRRQGGHGRGRRMQIEKDQVVISSGVRHGKTLGSPITLTVVNDDWKHWTSIMGIEPLGDEIRPEDIKRQITRPRPGHADLVGGIKYGHRDLRNVLERSSARETTMRVAAGAVAKQFLRELGIRTAAHVIEIGGITADPDTAASLSADEIRKRVEEDPVYCADPAASPAMVEAIDDAKGRGDTLGGVVEVVIEGCPPGMGSYVQFDRKLDGRLAAAMMSINAFKGVEFGIGFEMAKRFGSDVHDEIAWSEERGYYRKTNRLGGLEGGMSTGMPIIIRGVMKPIPTLYKPLESVDIDSKEPFTATIERSDPCAVPAASVVAEHVIATELAKVIIEEFRSFEMDGLKEDVDQYRRYAKEF from the coding sequence ATGAGAGTACTGACAGCTGGTGAATCACACGGCCCTGAGCTGACAGCCATCATTGAAGGGATACCCGCACAGCTGCCGCTGACTGCGGAAATGATTACGAAGGAACTCAGCAGACGTCAGGGAGGCCATGGACGCGGACGGAGAATGCAGATCGAAAAGGATCAGGTCGTCATCTCATCCGGCGTCCGGCATGGGAAGACGCTCGGCTCCCCGATCACGTTGACAGTGGTCAATGATGATTGGAAACATTGGACATCCATCATGGGCATTGAGCCTCTTGGAGATGAGATCCGTCCTGAAGATATCAAACGGCAGATTACACGGCCGCGTCCGGGTCATGCCGACTTGGTGGGCGGCATCAAATACGGCCATCGGGATTTGCGGAATGTACTGGAACGGTCCTCTGCGCGTGAGACGACGATGCGTGTCGCAGCCGGAGCGGTCGCGAAACAGTTCCTGCGTGAACTGGGCATCCGGACAGCTGCACATGTCATTGAGATCGGAGGCATCACGGCAGACCCCGATACCGCCGCATCCTTGTCCGCAGACGAAATCAGGAAGCGCGTGGAAGAAGATCCGGTCTATTGTGCAGATCCTGCAGCTTCACCGGCCATGGTCGAGGCGATCGACGATGCGAAAGGCAGGGGAGATACGCTCGGAGGCGTCGTGGAAGTCGTGATTGAGGGCTGCCCGCCGGGAATGGGCAGTTACGTCCAGTTCGACCGTAAACTCGATGGCCGCCTCGCTGCTGCGATGATGTCCATCAATGCGTTCAAGGGTGTCGAATTCGGCATCGGATTCGAGATGGCCAAGCGTTTCGGCAGTGATGTACATGACGAAATCGCCTGGTCGGAAGAGAGAGGCTATTACAGGAAGACGAATCGTCTCGGCGGACTGGAGGGCGGAATGTCGACAGGAATGCCGATCATCATACGAGGGGTCATGAAGCCGATCCCGACGCTTTACAAACCGCTCGAAAGTGTCGATATCGACTCGAAAGAACCGTTCACTGCCACGATCGAACGTTCCGATCCTTGTGCGGTTCCTGCTGCTTCCGTAGTAGCGGAGCATGTCATCGCAACCGAGCTTGCCAAAGTGATCATCGAAGAATTCCGGTCATTTGAAATGGATGGCCTGAAAGAGGATGTCGACCAATACAGACGCTACGCGAAGGAGTTTTGA
- a CDS encoding CheR family methyltransferase, with protein sequence MSDYTQFIANVKKKTGIDLSLYKEAQMKRRLTSLYEKRKCRDFMEYFELIRSDQAMMDEFLDRMTINVSEFYRNGSRWEVLDRKIIPQLLENSKKLKCWSAACSTGEEPYSMAMVLSNHMPLREVSITATDLDQGVIEKAKVGLYPERSLKEVPADVKKKYFTQEGQFFQVTDEVKRTVSFKKHNLLEDSYGSDYDLIVCRNVMIYFTEEAKDQIYSSFAKALKPGGILFVGSTEQIFSPDRYGLESEDTFFYKKL encoded by the coding sequence GTGTCGGATTATACGCAGTTCATAGCCAATGTGAAGAAGAAGACAGGAATCGACCTGTCTCTCTATAAAGAGGCACAGATGAAACGCCGGCTGACATCGCTGTATGAGAAACGGAAATGCCGGGACTTCATGGAATACTTCGAGCTCATCCGCAGTGATCAGGCGATGATGGATGAGTTTCTGGACAGGATGACCATCAACGTGTCTGAATTTTACCGCAACGGATCCAGATGGGAAGTCCTTGACCGTAAGATCATCCCGCAGCTGCTGGAGAATTCCAAAAAACTGAAATGCTGGAGTGCCGCCTGTTCGACAGGCGAAGAACCGTATTCCATGGCCATGGTTCTATCGAATCATATGCCGCTCCGCGAAGTATCCATCACAGCCACCGATCTGGACCAGGGTGTCATTGAAAAAGCGAAAGTCGGACTGTATCCGGAGCGTTCGCTGAAAGAGGTGCCGGCTGATGTGAAGAAGAAGTATTTCACACAGGAAGGCCAGTTCTTCCAGGTGACCGATGAAGTGAAACGTACGGTCTCCTTCAAGAAGCATAACCTGCTTGAAGACAGCTATGGCAGCGACTACGATCTGATCGTCTGCCGGAATGTCATGATCTATTTCACGGAAGAGGCGAAAGACCAGATCTATTCCAGCTTTGCGAAAGCTTTGAAGCCCGGCGGCATCCTATTTGTTGGCAGTACTGAGCAGATTTTCAGTCCCGACCGGTACGGCCTCGAGTCGGAAGATACGTTCTTTTATAAGAAATTATGA
- the ndk gene encoding nucleoside-diphosphate kinase: MEKTFLMVKPDGVQRGLIGEIVNRFESKGYQLVGGKLMQISQELAEQHYGEHKERPFFGELVEFITSGPVFAMVWEGENVISTARLMMGATNPKDSAPGTIRGDFAVTVGKNIIHGSDSPESAEREIGLFFKEEELTSYKKDINSWIN; the protein is encoded by the coding sequence ATGGAAAAAACATTTTTGATGGTAAAACCGGATGGCGTCCAGCGCGGACTTATCGGTGAGATCGTTAACCGTTTCGAAAGCAAAGGCTACCAGCTCGTCGGCGGTAAGCTGATGCAGATTTCACAGGAACTTGCCGAGCAGCACTACGGCGAGCACAAAGAGCGTCCGTTCTTCGGGGAACTTGTCGAGTTCATCACATCCGGTCCTGTATTTGCAATGGTCTGGGAAGGCGAGAATGTCATTTCGACAGCACGCCTCATGATGGGTGCAACAAACCCGAAAGATTCAGCACCGGGAACGATCCGCGGCGACTTCGCAGTCACTGTCGGCAAGAACATCATCCACGGTTCGGATTCACCTGAATCCGCTGAGCGTGAAATCGGCTTGTTCTTCAAGGAAGAGGAACTTACTTCCTACAAAAAAGATATCAACAGCTGGATCAACTAA
- a CDS encoding polyprenyl synthetase family protein, with protein sequence MEKLKAMALYTDFRKELIYIEKELENAVQSDSPLIQQASMHLLRAGGKRIRPIFVFLSSKFGSYSMERTAKVAVSLELVHMASLVHDDVIDDSDMRRSRKTVKAKWDNRIAMYTGDFLFSRALTSIGEIEMIPVHRLLATTMLEICKGEIIQFDYQRQTDQSLRDYLRRIKRKTALLLSSSCELGALISGADGDVVRRLRNFGYYAGMAFQIVDDILDLTSSDKQLGKPAGSDLLNGHITLPILYIRDEPDFQPYLTSAFDGSLTEHERSAMLDYVRKSGAIEKAQAVSDLYLQKAADEIKWLPDSDAKQAFEQIADFLGKRTY encoded by the coding sequence TTGGAAAAATTGAAGGCGATGGCGTTATATACAGATTTCCGGAAGGAACTCATTTATATCGAGAAAGAGCTTGAGAATGCCGTTCAGTCGGATTCCCCGCTCATTCAGCAGGCGTCCATGCATCTGCTGAGAGCAGGAGGGAAGAGGATCCGTCCAATTTTCGTATTCCTTTCTTCAAAGTTCGGTTCGTATTCGATGGAACGCACAGCGAAAGTGGCGGTCTCGCTTGAACTTGTCCACATGGCCTCTCTCGTCCATGACGACGTGATCGACGATTCGGATATGAGAAGAAGCCGGAAGACCGTCAAAGCGAAATGGGATAACCGGATTGCAATGTACACCGGTGATTTCCTTTTCTCACGTGCACTGACGTCCATCGGCGAAATCGAAATGATTCCTGTCCACCGGCTGCTCGCGACAACAATGCTTGAAATCTGCAAGGGTGAGATCATCCAGTTCGATTACCAGAGGCAGACCGATCAGTCGCTGCGCGATTATCTGCGCCGTATCAAACGGAAAACGGCGCTTCTGCTGTCTTCCAGCTGTGAACTCGGCGCGCTCATTTCCGGCGCGGACGGTGACGTTGTGCGCAGACTGCGGAATTTCGGCTATTATGCAGGGATGGCATTCCAGATCGTCGATGATATACTGGATCTCACCTCATCCGACAAACAGCTCGGCAAACCGGCAGGATCCGATCTCCTGAACGGGCATATTACACTGCCGATCCTGTACATACGGGATGAGCCGGACTTCCAGCCGTATTTGACAAGCGCATTCGACGGCAGCCTGACTGAACACGAACGGTCTGCCATGCTGGACTACGTCCGCAAAAGCGGCGCTATCGAGAAAGCCCAGGCTGTCAGCGACCTCTATCTGCAGAAAGCCGCAGATGAAATCAAGTGGCTTCCGGACAGCGATGCAAAACAGGCATTCGAACAAATTGCCGATTTCCTCGGGAAACGGACGTATTGA